Below is a genomic region from Helianthus annuus cultivar XRQ/B chromosome 2, HanXRQr2.0-SUNRISE, whole genome shotgun sequence.
ATAGATTATTCGTTCCTGATTAATCCGATTAGGTTTGTGCTAGACTATGTAATATGTACATTAGGTAGATATATCATCAATCCGATAATCGCTAGCCGGAATCCGTAGACTGCCACCGATTTTTGGCCAACTCGGACTGGATTTGACCATTCTTGACCATTCTTGACCGCCTCCTGATTAATTCGCCGAGTAGATAAAAATTACTTGGTTACTAGCGATTAATCAGCGACTAATCAAAGGCTAGTTGGGATTTGACCATTCTTGACCGCCTCCTGATTTTAAAGAAACCTGAATAAGAAAAAGGGAAAGATTACAAGAAACAGCTCACAGGGTTCCCTTCCGCATGCATCGACGTTTCTGGAGGTTCCTTTTCTTTGTCGATACAGGGTTCCAACATTTGATTCATCCGAATAAAAAGAAAAAACTAATAAATGAAAAGAACACCAGAATCAAATTATTTAAACATTTTGGTTTACAAACAAACATTGTAGTAAATTTGAacttttatatatacatacatgctAACGAGTACTATTGATTGCTGATCCTAGCACATAAACGTCTACAACAAAATTCACCAGCATTCTAATCCTAAAAACATAATCTGCTGCAGCAAAGCAAAATAACAACCGACTTTTGCTCTAAAATGCCTGAATTTACCGTCGCCATCAGATGTTAAGTAACAGATTGACAACCAGAAAATGGAAAACCTTGTCTACTTTCGAGTTGCCAACCAATCACTGTCTACCTGTCTGCAAAAAAAGCAACAAAAATTAAGTGATAATTAGTTTAAATGAAGGGCATGTTTGTATTCTACAACATAGATGGCTAAAAAGAAAGtgtcaaaccaaacaaaaaccaATTATTATTACGGTGATATATTGTAAATAAAATCTATATGTGCTTTCTAGAGAGGTTTAGTGAGAAAATATGCAATGAAATACTTGATTCTTGGCTATATGTATAGCTACTAATCAGCTAGCACAATATAACTGCATGAAATATCTGGTCAACTAACTGTCAAGTTGTTAAGTTTCCCAACCAACCATCGGTATCGTTTTGAATCCTTCATTGTCTTCTAGAAAAAGCTTTTTTGTTGAAACTTGAAAGCATTGGGCTATCAACTAGCTTCTAACCTAGTAATCCACAATCAAATAACATATCGAGGAGACACGAAAGTATTCCTTGTGGAGGATGAGATACTTCGtcaaaaaaaatatcaaaatttacCTAAGTTGCTAATCTGGAACTAAGATTGAAGGAATCATTTGGGCTCGGTAATCTCGACCTTGTCATTTTTAGTGATTATGATTTCATATATAAACAACCACGACAATCAATTGGCCATAACGGTGTCTGAAGAATACATAGTAATATTATGAATCATCAGAAACTCTCTTAAAACACTTGCAAAACAGTCAAATATACCCTTGGAATTTGCTTATAGCCTTATTAGATCGGTAGACAGATGATCAGACGATTGTATATCGTGCCTAACCTCCTTGCAATAAAAACATCTGATACAGTGCCCCGCCCAACACCTTTCCTTTGTGACACATGAGAACCTCAACGTGTGCCCTTACTATGTATGCATAACTTGTGCCACAATCGTATATCTCTCGTAGAAGATATGTCGATGCGACAGAGAAGATAGCAATGGAGTTACTCAACCATAGAGGTCGAGCACAAGAATACTTGGAAAAGTTTTGGCAATAGTGAGTATTTGTGGCTCGATATAATTCTGCAGATCCATTTGGATTCCGTGGACATTAATACGCCATTCCGAGGTAATCAAATCATGAGGTTATGTAGTCAAATGATCTTCTATAGTTCTATCTCCAAGCTTGCAAAGCCATTCTGAACAAACAGACTCCACAAATTCTAATTATTAGAGTCTAGTTTAACGGAGATGCGCAAGGCTGAAGCAAAGTTGATTATACGTGAGCCGTCTTACACTTTTGCCTCCCATGTAACAGACATAATAAAGAAAGTGTTCCAGAACAAGAAAAATAGTGACAATAGAAGTTCAAATCTGAGCTGCGGCTGCCGACTAGAGTTCGTATAGTTATGGGTGGCGGGCTGAGAAGCGGCGTTGCTTTTTACAGGTTGCGGCAGCGCCAATCAAACTGAAGTGGCGACAACAATCGGATTAACGCAACGAAAGAAGTCGGGCTGAAGACCGGAAACTGACGGTCCACGCACCCTCACGTGTCGGCACATGGGTAATAGTAGCGGAGTGAAGGCGGCGTGTCTAGAGGTGGTTCGATGGTGCATTGGTTGAGAAACCTAAACGACGGTGTCTAAAGATGATGGCGGAGACGACCATGTGATACAACAGTTTCCCGAAAGAACTGTGAACAGTGAACAAAAACTGGTTGACCCTTATCAGAAAAGTGAACCATTGACTTCTGAAACAGGATCAGGGTGGGCAACTAACGAAGGATTGTGTCGCATTGAGAGGCTTAGCTATAACACCATACCTTTCGATCGAGCGACAACTTCTAAAGAAGTCATGTCTGATACACTCCAATGGATGGAAACCTTCAATAGATACAGAAGAAACCCTAGGAAAGCCTATGTTGAGCCCACAAGCCATATGCTAATAAACGCATATAAATAGCTAATACAATATACACAATTAACATCTATAACAAGATTTATTGTTGATAAGCCTTACAATGATCAACTAATATTTCCAAATTTAACTGCAATACGACAGAAGATAACAGCAATCTCAGGCGACAAGAAAACCGaaaaacactcaacaaaacaTGCAAGATAAGACAATCTAGTTACCTCAGTGCATCATGCATCCTAGAATCTGCATTGACAGACAAAAAACAAACCAAAAGTCAGAAACCGATTCAGTTACAGATGGGTAACTTCCCCAGCCACTCATCTGCAGCTCCATAATCAAGACTAAGCTCTCGCATAGGAGGAATATTCTCCATTGCAAAAAGCATAAGGTGAGGAAACGCAATATTCGAGTGATCATAAAGCACCAACTGCACTAACACATTCGGACACGAACTGTGGCTCATATAACACGCAAGATTCCTCATTCTAGAAACATCCATACCAAAATCCAAAGGCGGAACCGACGGGTACGTTGGGCGTACGTAATCGGTAAATATTTGAGACAAATCACCCCATTCCGCCCATCTTTCACCGAAGCGATTTGGATAAACTAAACTATCCCCGTTCATCGTAAACAGTTGCGCTTGCTCTCTTGTAAGTACAACTCCGGTATATTCACAGATAAACGAACCCGCTTGTATCAAGTCCAATGATCTAACTCCCCAACCCGTTTCCTGTGACCTAAACACTTCAAATCGGTTCCTCAAACCCTTTTGGCTCACACGGTTTTGACAAGTGGCAGGACAATGACAGTGGGGTCCACATTCGAATATCAGCGGTTTTCCTCTCACTAGAAGGCCATTTGAATCATAAGCAAAGTCGCCCCCGTTTTTCTTAGCACAAAAACAATCTTGTGAACATCCGGCGACACAATTACAACCACCGCCCTTCGCTCCTATGTGATACACAAAAGGGGGGAAAACGGTTGTGGCTGCGTAATCGTAGTACATTGGCTCGTGATTGTTATCAATGTCGTTGAATAAGAACACAGGGATACTCTCCTTCTTCATTGATATATCGAAACTTACGTACCCCGTAGGCCGAACCTCTAAAGGTTTGGTTCGTAAATTCTCCGCAAACTTAAGAACCGCGCTACCCATTTCAACCTGATTCTCCATTCTAACAAGCTTAAACTTAAACACTCCGAAACCCGATTTACCCACATCAAACCAAGCTTCAACAATCTTATACAGCCCGTCGTAAACATAAACTTTCCCACTAGCACTCCCTTCATACCTAAACCCACGAATGACGCGTACCTCAATCCCGTAATGCATACTTCTTTCCATACCAAGATTCCCACCTTCCAGCTTCTGATGAAGCACCTGCCTGGAATGCTTATCCTGCCCACCATGCCCCGTATATATAATCACATCACCCGCATCCTCGTCATCTTCATACCCACCGGAAACAATGACACTAGTTGCAATGGGCTCCCCGTTGGAGCTCTGCCCGGACGTCAAATAATCAATCCCCGCCTGCGCCTGCCCGTGCAATCCCACAACACATAACTCCATCCTGAAAAAGAACACATCACCCACATTAACCCCGGGTATCGCCCCAACAATCCGTTTATCGCGATTCAACCACAGACCGCGTTCTTTCATAACCGAAGCTGCTTTCAAATCCCCCCGAGACCTCGGACTCTTTACGAAATCAAAAGACCTACGTTTTTCATCCTCAGCCACAACTAACACCCTAAGTGAATCATAAATCATCCGGGTCTTCCTCATAACCTCTCGAAAATACCTCTCGTCTTCGGTTCCAAGATTTGAAACCCTAACCAGTTCCGAGGATCTTGGTGGATCTTTCCGGCGATATGTAGCATTAGCAAGCTGGTTTTCTTCATGGGTTTGTTCTGGAACTGGGACAATTGCTTGTGCGTCAGGGTCTGTAAGCATAAAGTCGTCTTTTTTCTCAATCTTGTTGGCAAATGCGGTGAGAAACATCTCGGATATCCTGTCGAACTCTGAATAGACATTGGTTTCGTCTGGAACAGGCTCTGGGTGTGAAATTGGTTGAGTTGTGGGGAGACCCAgattagggttagggttaggaGGTGGGTGGTCGAGGGGTTCCAATTTGGGTTCGATTTTGGGGGTGATTAGGGTTGCGGCGGAAGTGGAGCAGCCGGCGGTGGGGTTGGGTGGATCCGGGTGGAGATTGAGGTCAATTAAGGAACCCATTGTTTTGCTCCTCTCAAGAAAGGAGAGGAAGAACGAAGAAAGTTAGTAGTACACTatgggggtgtttggcctagcttttttaacaaagcttatagcttttttagctttttttataaaaataagcttaatttggtgtttggtttagctttttaagcttatgcttattagcttatataagctaattttaAGAAGCTTACTTGAAgatggttttttagcttattttgAAAAAGCTTCTTTGTGTAAGGGTAAATGATATAAAAAaagctataagctaatccaaacacttaaacaaggcttatcaaatgatagaaaataagctataagctacttaaaaatataagcataagccaaaaaataaaagctaggccaaacaccccctatgAACAAGTGTAGAATGTTGGGGGAGGCTCCAATTCATATCTCATGTTAGTCATATGACATTTCATTCATGACATTAAGATTTTCTCAACTAATCCATACATCACTTCACTTTTCACTTGTACATTATACTTAACTTTTACATTTACTTAAATTTTACATTACTTCATAAAACtatataaataaaacaatattaAAATTGAGGACAAACTGGTCTGGTCTGGTCTGGTCTGTTGCGATGTTTGAAATGTTTAGCGTCGATGATGGCAATGCCAGTCTGTTAAAGTTTACGATTAATGATAGTCTTATTAACATTGGTAAGCAAAACAAAAAGAGGAGGTTAATATACAATTTTCCTTAACGTATGATACATACGATATGAAAATACGCACATTATAAAACTTAAAGTCTtaatcacgtatgttgaaaaacCATAAATCATGCATGATTATTgtttttcaacatacgtgattaTAGTTTTTCAACATGTGTAATTAGCATTTTGAGTTTTATAAAGTGCATAATTTCAAATATTTTATTTTACACTCACTTAAAAAAATGTGATAAATTTTAACAAAAAGGACAAAAGTGTAGAAGTTGGACAAAATTAAGAGAAAATACAAACgataattaaaatattaaataaaatatgatttttttgaAAGCCAACAAATttctattaaaaaaattaaatgtaTCCGGTTGATCATATATTAACCTAGATAGTATGGTAAATACACCAACATTACACCAAGACAAATCAAAATTATACCATATTTCTCACGAAAAAGCTTGGTGTTTTGACCGGTTTTTTAACTATAGATAACCAAATGATTTTATCTCCTCCTTTATCTTCCGAATCATTGTTTGTTTTTACTTGAAAATCAGTTTGTTTTAGCTTCTCACTAGCACCCATATTGATGTTTGTATTACTGTGATCGCCGCTTTCTTCCACTTCGCTGACCCTCAGGCTCGGTTATGAAATTCTCACCAAATCTCTCAGTTCTAAGATAAAAACGAGTTTATCTTACACCAGTGAGCTATGAAATCCCAAACCTGTTGTGCTAAATAAAATATGAATGGTTTTACTAAAAAATTAAGAATGtttagataaaataaatatttataaaagtgttattttttattatgaTTAATGTTAGTATtattgatatattttttttaaatattatgcGCTAATGACAAATTATGTGATAAAGTTATAACAAAGCATGAGATGcagaaataaaaaaaagttacataGATTTGTCTGACCATCCTTAAAATTTGAGTTTAGCGGCTAATTCGTAAGTTCCCCAAAAAGCTATGGTTGGTACCAATTGATTCTATGTGCCACTTGGTgcataataataacaataatagatTTATTGACCACTTGTTGCACAAGTATGGATTTTTACGCCATTTGGTGCACAAGCGAGGCAATGACAAGTTTTATTGAATGGAATAAAAGTTAAATATTAGGGTGATTACAAGTTTTCTTCTTTATATTAACATCAATTTGCAGACGTTGTCCTTTGATGTAAAACTTAataagttttgtacttaatgtttcaaaatcttgcacgctctatcctttaggccaaacccaatTAATTTTTTTGGTAAAATCTGATTACACAAGAGTAGTTTAGTCTTTTTATTCatagattaaatatattttaacaaaaagaaattcatatttaaaaaaactaacaaaaacaAAAGTTGATAAGTTCTCAACTCCCTTATCGCCACTACGAACCCACAACCACCACCCCCAACATGTCACCACTCTACACCACAGTCAACACCAACACCATCACCGCCACCATAAGCATCCATCTACAACCACCACCATCGTTCATACACAAAACCCCCCAAATCACCACCCTCAAATCACCAACCACCACTGCACCAACCAAAACCCACCATCCCTCCGTTCACCGTCACCACCCCCAAATCACCAACAACCACTAAACCGACACACCACCGCCATAGCCCCACTGTTCAACCCCAAACCACCATCCCTCATTCACTCCATTCACACACACGTCGCACACCATCGTCGAACACCCCTGTCGCACACCATCGTCGAACACCCCTCCCATACTTCACAGCCGAACACTACCATCCCTCTGTTTATCCATCATGCATAGAAATGTTATGCATTTCTTTGTTTTCGTTTTAAGCTTAGAGTATCCGAGGGATGCAACATGATGTGTTTGACACGTCATGGGTCATAGAGAGATCAGTAAAATAGGAGTCATGGATAGATTAGCGAAATAGGAATAAGTGAAACACGTGAACATTATAAAGTGACGAGTTAAGGAAAAATATGTCGTTACTCAAAATTATTAAATGgattagggtaaattacattttttgtcctttatgttaaTACCTGATTTCAGTGGatttcctttacctttaaaaGTGTCATGAATCATCCTTTACATCTTAAAAACCTTGCACCTTTAAAAATGTCATGAATCATCCTTTACATCTTAAAAACCTTGCATAGTCTGTCATTTGCCCTTAACCTAGTTAATTTTCATagttaaatctagtcatgtgGACCCCACATGAGAGCAAATTTATCTTTTACCAATTATATTTTAATATAGAAAACAAAAAGAATTTTAAAATGTATATCCCATAATGCTttttttccctctctctctctctctcacacacacacacaaaactcACTCTCTCTCCTTTACTCTCCCCATAATCTCTCTTTAAATTATTGTGAGCCATCATTACCAACCACCACTTGCCACTATCGCCTAGCCGGCAACCACCACCCCTAACCAATGACCACCATCGATAGACCGGTAATAAGACCTCACAACGACTTCTCCCATTTCTATTCAAGACGGTAACATAATGTGCGAAGAACAACCAAGTCGACCACCAACGTTACCTTCGTTCCCTCATCTCACCTCTTCAACCCTTGAAACCCTTAGATCAGAATCCTTAGTTCACCCCTTTAACCCGGATTCGTCGAGCACATCTATATCTTCATTACTAAGAAATCATAAATTAGTCGGTGAAGAAATAGGATGTTCTGAAGAGGACGTGTATCTCGTTCTTGGCCGTTGAAGCCTGAGATATGGTGAAATGAGGTCTCGCGTCGTTGATTCGGTCGTCATTTCATCAACAACGACTAAAAACACCGGCCTACACAATTATCGGTCATTCAATCGCTAATGATGTTTAGGATTTTGTGAGGTTTTTGGTATGTGAGTTAATTCTTTCTAGATTTTTGAATGTTTTGTCATTAGGTCCGTTATTGAAGAATAAGCTGATGGTGGTGCTTAGGTTTGGGGAATCTAAGGTTAGGCGATGGTAAGTTGAAGACCTATAGGGATGGcgatgggtcgggtttgggacgggttaaGCTAATCCCAACCCCAAACccgattagataagcttgtcccaaacccgtcccaaaactcTTTGGCATTCTAGCGGgtatacccatcgggtatcgggtatagcTGCGGCTATTGGGTAAATCCATTAATTTTAAAAGCTTACCTTTTGGGTATACCCAACCTAAAACCCAATGAGTACATATCGTGTAACTACTAATCGGTTAAATTTAGTattattattacaaaaatatgtcaaataactacaatgtatacggaataaatacatatatatatatatgtgtgtgtgtgtgtgtgtgaaaaatggatgtatcatatatatacatatttaatgaTATAAAAGAAATCATATCGGGTATCAGGTCCGGTAAATAGGTGCACTTTACCGGGTAATCGGTTGGGTAAACGGGTGTTTCACCATCCCAAACatgcgaaaaaaataaaaagtattccCCAACCCAATTAATTGACCCCAAACCCATCCCAAATATGTTGAGTTTCGGGTTTGCCCATCAGGTTTGGGTTCGATGCCATCCCTAATGACCAAGGGCTTTATAGTGGTGGTGATGACAAGTGTTTTGGTTGGTGGTTGGGGTGGTGTGGGTTGTTAGTGGTGGTAGTCGGTGGCTCCGGCGAAACCACTTTTCGGAAATTGATGTTCTCActtgttagagagagagagagaaagttgagAGAGAAGTGAGATGATTGCCCCCCACTTGTGACCTAGTGGTAGGAGGCTTGGGTTTTCTTatggagactcaagttcaattctcaCGTGTGTCACATTGGGGTGGATATAGGAAATGAAGGATTTGGACTAGGTTTTGTGTGAGGTTGTTAGTTCGATTCCCGAGCCCGATCGGGTCTTCATCCCACCGTGTGTTACGTCAGAGAGTTATGCTCTTATGGTGGCACAACGACCGTCAAGTGGCAGCTGGCGGTCTAGTTTCCCGGGGGAGCGCCCAAAAAAAGCCAAACTTTGAAGCCAGCGTGGGCCCGATTAAGTCAACATAGTCTGCCCAGGGTGGGGCAATACGGGGCTCTCCGATTTGGAGAGTCTGGTAACCTTATACAGGAAGTCCACATTCAAAAAAAGTGAGATGatcatgtgtatatatatatatgtgtgtgtgtgtttaattgttttaagctatttttgttttatttgtcaAGTGTATTTTAAATAAACGAGTAAATTACTAACATACATTTATGTGCAAGACACATGACCAGACTTAATTAacaacagtggcgaagcttgaggtTTCCGACtaaggggtcgaaaacgtatatacctaataaaattataaaaatgggggggggggtcaaaaatgtatatacctaaaaaattctatatgAAAACTACATATCGGACACAACTGAGCAAAAAGTTCGGGGGTCGCCCCCCAGCCCCTACAAAGTTGCGCCCCTGATTAACAATGTTAACCGGGTTAGTGCCAAAGGACAGATAGTGCAAGGTTTTAAATACGTAAAGGATGTATATTGTAATTTCAAAAGATAAAGGGCATCGACTCGAACTTTGTATATATAAAGGACGAAAACTGTCATGATTCTGCAAAACAATAAGTAGTAGATTTGATGTTAAAATAGACTGCgaaaatattataaaataaataacatCAAATCTACTACTTAATAAATAGACTCAAAATCTCCCACTCCAGTGATACTTTTCTTTCTGTTACTTCGAAAGTAgctgcttcagcttcagccactCGAATTTTCGATATTcctttttatttctcatcaaacGAATGGCATCTATTCTTAGCATGATATTGGGGATCTCATTGCTATTACTCAAACAAGCATGAAACGTATGCTTGCATAGTCGTCCATAGGGCAAATCAGATATGTAATTATTGGAATAATTGTTGGAGACTCAAATGATGGATATGCAAGCATGATAACTTATATGTTGTTCTATATATCCATGAATCTAGGAACTTTTGCTTGCATTGTCTTATTTGGTCTACGTACCGGAACTGAGAACATTCGAGATTATGCATGATTATACACGAAAGATCCTTTTTTGGCTCTCTCTTTAGCCTTATGTCTCTTATCGCTAGGAGGTCTTCCTCCACTAGCAGGTTTTTTCGGAAAACTCTATTTATTCTGCTGTGGATGGCAGGCAGGCCTATATTTGTTGGTTTTAATAGGACTCCTTACAAGCGTTGTTTCTATATACTATTATCTAAAAATAATCAAGTTATTAATGACTAGACGAAACCAAGAAATAACCCCTCACGTGCGAAATTATAGAAGATCCCCTTTAAGATCAAACAATTCCATCGAATTGAGTATGATTATGTGTGTGATAGCATCTACTATACCAGGAATATCAATGAATCCTTTAATCCTTACCAACTCGATCTTGTCGCCCCTGGCAACAAACATGCATTAACCATTTCACGAAGTATGTGTCCAGATAGTCCAAAGTCTCGGTAGTTAGCGATTGGCCTTCCAGTTAAAAAACAACGTCGATGAAGCCGCGTAGGTGCACTATTCCGCGGTGGGGATTGTAACTTTTCATAAGTTTCCCATTTGTCACTCAATGATCGAACTTTGCCCACTACCACTCACGCGGGTGCTTCACTCTAAGGCGGAACGCTCCCCTATCGATGTATTTTTACATCCCACAGCTTCGGCAGATCGCTTAGCCCCGTTCATCTTCGGCGCAAGAGCGCTCGATCAGTGAGCTATTACGCACTCTTTCAAGGGTGGCTGCTTCTAGGCAAACCTCCTGGCTGTCTCTGCACCCCTACCTCCTTTATCACTGAGCGGTCATTTAGGGGCCTTAGCTGGTGATCCGGGCTGTTTCCCTTTCGACGATGAAGCTTATCCCCCATCGTCTCACTGGCCGACCTTGACCCCTGTTATTTTGAGGTCATATCTAGTATTCAGAGTTTGCCTCGATTTGGTACGGCTCTCGCGGCCCGCACCGAAACAATGCTTTACCCTTAGATGTCCAGTCAACTGCTGCGCCTCAACGCATTTCGGGGAGAACCAGCTAGCTCTGGGTTCGAGTGGCATTTCACCCCTAACCACAACTCATCCGCTGATTCTTCAACATTAGTCGGTTCGGACGTCCACTTAGTTTTACCCAAGCTTCTTCCTAGTCATGGATAGATCACCCAGGTTCAGGTCCATAAGCAGTGACAATTGCCCTATGAATACTCGCTTTCGCTACGGCTCCGGTGGGTTCCCTTAACCAAGCCACTACCTATGAGTCGCCGGCTCATTCTTCAACAGGCACGCGGTCAGAGCCCCGGGCTCCTCCCACCACCATCATATTTCAcctcaacattttttttttgcttaaatCCCTCTATTACCTTAGTAGGAAAGAGTAATATAATCATATTTCAATATTCTTAATTTCCTTTGTTCACCCGCGACATGGTAAATTAaccattttttttgaaaatattctATTCGTCAAATATAAACCATTAACTTAGAACATCATTATATAATAACTAATTGTTAATTAAATCAACATAGCAATTATTAATAAGAATAAATAATACAAGTTATGACAACcaataaattttgtttttatttagtttaaataaaatttatatttaa
It encodes:
- the LOC110927345 gene encoding histone-lysine N-methyltransferase family member SUVH9, which produces MGSLIDLNLHPDPPNPTAGCSTSAATLITPKIEPKLEPLDHPPPNPNPNLGLPTTQPISHPEPVPDETNVYSEFDRISEMFLTAFANKIEKKDDFMLTDPDAQAIVPVPEQTHEENQLANATYRRKDPPRSSELVRVSNLGTEDERYFREVMRKTRMIYDSLRVLVVAEDEKRRSFDFVKSPRSRGDLKAASVMKERGLWLNRDKRIVGAIPGVNVGDVFFFRMELCVVGLHGQAQAGIDYLTSGQSSNGEPIATSVIVSGGYEDDEDAGDVIIYTGHGGQDKHSRQVLHQKLEGGNLGMERSMHYGIEVRVIRGFRYEGSASGKVYVYDGLYKIVEAWFDVGKSGFGVFKFKLVRMENQVEMGSAVLKFAENLRTKPLEVRPTGYVSFDISMKKESIPVFLFNDIDNNHEPMYYDYAATTVFPPFVYHIGAKGGGCNCVAGCSQDCFCAKKNGGDFAYDSNGLLVRGKPLIFECGPHCHCPATCQNRVSQKGLRNRFEVFRSQETGWGVRSLDLIQAGSFICEYTGVVLTREQAQLFTMNGDSLVYPNRFGERWAEWGDLSQIFTDYVRPTYPSVPPLDFGMDVSRMRNLACYMSHSSCPNVLVQLVLYDHSNIAFPHLMLFAMENIPPMRELSLDYGAADEWLGKLPICN